The window CATGGCGTGGCAGGCCTGGAAGGACGTCGCCAAGGGCGAATGGCCGCCGGCATTCCCGGCCGATAAGCGCAAGGCCTATGATCTTCCCGAGATCCGCCGCTGGTTAGAGGTGTTCCTGCGCCGCTTCTTCGCCTTCAGTCAGTTCAAGCGCTCGGCGATGCCGAACGGACCGAAGGTCTCGGCCGGCGGCTCGCTGTCGCCGCGCGGCGACTGGCGGGCGCCATCGGACTCGAGTGCAGCGGCCTGGCTCGAAGATCTCGAGCGGAACGTGCCGAAGTAAGCGAAGAGGGCAGGCCCAAACGACTTCGCGCCGCGCGGCCCATTTGGCCGGCGGCGCGAAATCACGTTCAATCTAGAAAGCACGAGGTCCGGAGTGCCTAGGAGTCCGGACCTCGTAACCTTGCCCCAGCCTTTGATCCCCCCGCCCCGAGTGGTCCCCCAACCCCATGGTGCGCGATCAGAAGGTGATGCCCTTGGAAGGCCGCCGATCGATGAGCGCGATGTACGCGAGATCCTGATAGGACTCCATTCCGGATCACTACGGACTCAATTGCACTTGATTCCGCGCGCTGATGCATGCTGCACGCGCTGCGCTCACCGCTGCTCGAAATCGATGCAGGCGCTCACCGGGATGTCCACATCTCGCCGGCATGCGCAACCTGCATTTCACGGGCCTGTCATTGAACTGGACTAGCGCTGCCGCTGTCATCGCTGACAGTCAGGGAGGCAAGCCATGTCGAAGCCGGTGTTGGGCGCCGCGCTGTCCATCAAATCGATCCCCGCTCATCGCGACTGGCTGCTGGAGCGGCAACGCGATCTCGAAATCCAGGATTTCGTCCGCGCCGATCTGCTCGACGGCGACTGGCGCAGCGTCGCTGCCGACATCAAGCAGATGCTGTCAGGCCACACCGGGCGTCTCGGCATCCACGGCCCGTTCTGGGGCTTCAAGATCGACAGCCAGGATCCGATGATCCGCCAGGCGGTGACCAGGCGCCTGCTTCAGGGTCTTGATGCGGCTGAATTCCTTGGCGCGACGCAGATGGTGATGCATTCGCCGTTCACGACCTGGGACCATAACAATCTCGATCTCTATCCGGACAACCGGGCCAATCTGGTCGAACGCGTCAAGGCGACGCTGGCCGAGGTGATCGCGCGCGCCGAAACCATCGGCTGCGAGATCGTCATCGAGAACATCGAGGACAAGGATCCGCGCGACCGCGTACGCCTCGCCAAGGCGCTCGAAAGCAGCAAGGTCCGCGTCTCGCTCGACACCGGTCACGCCAATTACGCCCACATCTCCACCGGCGCGCCGCCGGTCGACTATTATGTCGAAGCCGCCGGTGACATGCTGACCCATGTGCACCTCCAGGACACCGACGGCTTTGCCGACCGGCATTGGGCACCGGGCGAAGGCAATATCCGCTGGGTCGCCGTATTCCGTGCGCTGGGCCGGTTGAATTCCAACCCGCGGCTGATCCTCGAACTCCGCAACCACGACGACGTCCGTGCCGGTGCAGCGCATCTCGCTGCGCTCGGTCTCGCCGAATAACCAGATCGCAGAGGGCAGGGATCATCGTCGTCGCACGCTGCGCCCGGCGAACGCTTGCAATAGCCCGCGCCGGGAGCAGGGGAGCCCTGTGAGGCCCAAGTTCCCGTTGCGCCC is drawn from Bradyrhizobium diazoefficiens and contains these coding sequences:
- a CDS encoding sugar phosphate isomerase/epimerase, which encodes MSKPVLGAALSIKSIPAHRDWLLERQRDLEIQDFVRADLLDGDWRSVAADIKQMLSGHTGRLGIHGPFWGFKIDSQDPMIRQAVTRRLLQGLDAAEFLGATQMVMHSPFTTWDHNNLDLYPDNRANLVERVKATLAEVIARAETIGCEIVIENIEDKDPRDRVRLAKALESSKVRVSLDTGHANYAHISTGAPPVDYYVEAAGDMLTHVHLQDTDGFADRHWAPGEGNIRWVAVFRALGRLNSNPRLILELRNHDDVRAGAAHLAALGLAE